The Tessaracoccus aquimaris sequence TCCTCGGGTTGGTGTGCGTCCAGGTCGTCCTGATCGCGACGGCGGTGCTCGCCCAGATGAGCCTCGGCGAGGGGATCTTCTCCCGTCGCGCGTTCGCATGGGTCGACCTGGTGATCGCCGCCTGCCTCGCGGCGTCGGCGCTGTGCGTCGGGTTCCTGATCTCGACGGCGTGGTTGCCCGCCCTGCCTCCCAGCGCAGACGGCGCGGGCGACATGACGGACGTGTCGCTGCTGCTCTTCTGCCTGGCGGGCGCGGCCACCGCCCTCGGCTTTGCGATGGTGGTCTTCGTGATGCGCGGGCTGCTGCGTCGGGCCGTCACCCTGCACGAAGAACTGGCGGAGGTGGTCTGAGTGGCGATCATCGTGAACCTGGACGTCCTCCTGGCGGAACGTCGAATGTCTGTCGGCGACTTTGCCGCAGCCATCGGCCTCTCCCCCGCCAACGTCGCCGTGCTCAAGAACGGTCGCGCGAAGGCCGTGCGCTTCAGCACCCTCGACGCGATCTGCCGGGTGCTTGGCTGCACCCCGGGAGACGTGATGACCTGGGTGCCGGGCGACCCCGACGGTGACCCGGTGGAATGACTGCCGCCCCGTCGATGCCCCGTCGACCCCGGGCGGCAGGCACGGGCGAACCGGACTAGCCTCGGTGCATGCGACGGTTCAGCGACGACATCATCCAGCTCGATCGCGGGCGCCTACGCCCACTTGCGGAGCGGGATCTGGCCGACATCACGGCGGCCTGCAACGACGATGCGATC is a genomic window containing:
- a CDS encoding DUF2975 domain-containing protein gives rise to the protein MNRAVVILVQICTIFVASFCIFFQVVVIPQAVTAEAALDPVIAQVEGRLIVMGILGLVCVQVVLIATAVLAQMSLGEGIFSRRAFAWVDLVIAACLAASALCVGFLISTAWLPALPPSADGAGDMTDVSLLLFCLAGAATALGFAMVVFVMRGLLRRAVTLHEELAEVV
- a CDS encoding helix-turn-helix domain-containing protein; this translates as MAIIVNLDVLLAERRMSVGDFAAAIGLSPANVAVLKNGRAKAVRFSTLDAICRVLGCTPGDVMTWVPGDPDGDPVE